The proteins below come from a single Hippocampus zosterae strain Florida chromosome 5, ASM2543408v3, whole genome shotgun sequence genomic window:
- the plin6 gene encoding perilipin 6, giving the protein MGFGERDNDMAHHNHEMSVVLRVSHLPLVRSALELVTSMYSEAKGRYPLLSLVGGVAEVGVQNASKVALSGATPLVQTLRPQIEAANSFALVGLDQLERTFPILNQSTDEVVGHLKDAFFLTLDDMQLWMVDGLDGALDQMERLSNSAWMAVRQVQESQVGRAASSGLDDLLSRLEDATAYYMPLPPTLRREWEMRVQEYEDEDDDEEPSVWTRVRSLLLSISLQLYHRMAKVQEQLEDATGALGDAVQAVGLGTVLEVLGELLQYLQRLLVALVYRTEMLRQLTLGRVREQAVVLAELRPVQQIRELPLQVRHLLEDLQKLSRILLQLVINTTPLYDLLQQPSNKEVEDFLNQEDFRADSSSRRSSANSLFLKAMDGRPRRRKSLFSRAARSPGPDAAAVAPAAASGQRSSLKQDAEADGSPVLSDSAAQRRPSAAELILSPLKQFVSQSQKAFEYLNPNSVEEPINSATD; this is encoded by the exons ATGAGTGTGGTGCTGAGGGTCTCGCACCTCCCTCTGGTGCGCTCGGCGCTGGAGTTGGTGACCTCGATGTACTCGGAGGCCAAAGGTCGCTACCCTCTGCTGAGCTTGGTTGGAGGCGTGGCCGAGGTGGGCGTCCAAAATGCCTCCAAGGTGGCCTTGAGCGGAGCCACGCCCCTCGTGCAGACCCTCAGGCCTCAGA TCGAGGCGGCGAACAGTTTTGCTCTGGTGggtctggaccagctggagaggACCTTTCCCATCCTTAACCAGTCCACCGACGAG GTGGTGGGTCACCTGAAGGATGCCTTCTTCCTGACGCTGGATGACATGCAGCTGTGGATGGTGGATGGATTGGACGGCGCGTTGGACCAGATGGAGCGTCTGTCTAACTCCGCCTGGATGGCGGTGCGGCAGGTGCAGGAGTCGCAGGTGGGACGCGCCGCCTCGTCGGGTCTGGATGACTTGCTCAGCCGCCTGGAGGACGCCACCGCCTACTACATGCCGCTGCCTCCCACGCTCC GTCGCGAGTGGGAGATGCGGGTTCAGGAGTATGAGGACGAAGATGACGACGAGGAGCCCAGCGTCTGGACCCGCGTCCGTAGCCTCCTACTCTCCATAAGCCTGCAGCTTTACCACCGCATGGCTAAGGTCCAAGAACAGCTGGAGGACGCCACCGGAGCCCTGGGGGACGCCGTCCAAGCG gtGGGACTGGGGACTGTGCTGGAAGTGCTGGGGGAGTTGCTGCAGTACTTGCAGAGGCTGCTCGTGGCCCTTGTGTACCGCACAGAGATGCTAAGGCAGCTGACCCTGGGCCGCGTTCGCGAGCAGGCTGTCGTGTTAGCGGAGCTTCGTCCGGTGCAGCAGATCCGAGAGCTCCCGCTTCAGGTCCGCCACCTCCTGGAGGATCTTCAGAAGCTCTCCAGGATTCTCCTCCAGCTCGTCATCAACACCACGCCACTGTACGACTTG CTCCAGCAGCCGTCCAACAAAGAGGTGGAGGATTTCCTGAACCAGGAGGACTTCCGTGCGGACAGCTCGTCCCGCCGCAGCTCAGCCAACAGTCTGTTCCTGAAAGCCATGGACGGACGTCCTCGCCGGCGCAAGAGTCTTTTCTCCAGAGCCGCCCGCAGTCCAGGCCCGGATGCCGCCGCCGTTGCCCCTGCGGCCGCCTCCGGCCAGCGCTCCAGCCTGAAGCAGGACGCGGAGGCGGACGGCTCCCCCGTCCTTTCCGATAGCGCCGCCCAACGCCGTccctccgccgccgagctcATCCTTTCGCCGCTCAAGCAGTTTGTGTCGCAGAGCCAAAAGGCCTTCGAGTACCTCAACCCCAACTCGGTGGAAGAGCCCATCAACAGCGCCACCGACTGA